A genomic window from Candidatus Roizmanbacteria bacterium CG_4_9_14_0_2_um_filter_38_17 includes:
- the zwf gene encoding glucose-6-phosphate dehydrogenase: protein MDIKISPSIMVIFGATGDLTSRKLAPALFDLYCKGILPKNMRIIGFARRNLSEGEFKDTLSKALEPRPGKKDFLNLFSYIQGDFDNISGYNELKKLLGFQDNQWKYCTNKLFYLAVPPQHYNSIISNLDKSSLTEPCGPDEGWTRVILEKPFGSDLETARLLDEKLARLFQEEQIYRIDHFLGKESLQNILAFRFGNTIFEPIWNSNYIDHIKIIATETLGVETRGSFYDQIGALRDMVQSHLLQMVTSVAMDEPDNFQPESIRNQRVKVLRALKPISNIAKDCIRGQYAGYQQEKRVSANSTTETYASLKLEIDNKRWGGVSFYLVTGKKLKKDTTRIVVQFKDLRHESIKLSGQQGKSCNRIIFEIKPDEKITIETLMKVPGLKLKMEPHKLELDYAKAHTTKLLEAYEKLIVDCMVGDQTLFASTKEVRASWKFITPILKKWQSASSADKNLMKYKPGSWGPPSNILKPGFKIQV from the coding sequence GTGGATATTAAGATTTCACCCTCAATTATGGTTATCTTTGGCGCAACCGGGGACTTAACCTCCCGCAAACTTGCACCAGCTCTCTTTGATCTTTACTGTAAGGGTATCTTACCTAAAAATATGCGCATTATTGGTTTTGCCCGTCGCAACCTTTCAGAAGGCGAATTTAAAGATACTCTTAGCAAAGCCTTAGAGCCTCGTCCTGGTAAAAAAGATTTTCTAAACCTCTTTTCATATATTCAGGGAGACTTTGACAATATCTCTGGCTACAACGAGCTTAAAAAACTACTCGGTTTCCAGGATAATCAATGGAAGTACTGTACTAATAAGCTGTTTTATCTTGCTGTTCCTCCTCAGCACTATAATTCTATAATATCTAACCTAGATAAGTCTAGTCTCACCGAGCCATGCGGACCTGACGAAGGCTGGACCCGGGTGATCCTCGAGAAACCTTTTGGATCAGATCTAGAGACCGCGCGCCTACTTGATGAAAAGCTAGCCAGACTATTTCAAGAGGAGCAGATCTATAGAATTGACCACTTCTTAGGCAAAGAGAGCTTGCAGAACATCTTGGCTTTCCGGTTTGGTAATACTATTTTTGAACCAATCTGGAACTCAAACTATATTGACCACATAAAAATTATTGCCACAGAAACACTAGGAGTGGAAACTAGAGGAAGTTTTTATGATCAAATTGGCGCTCTTCGTGACATGGTTCAATCTCATTTGCTTCAAATGGTAACATCGGTAGCTATGGATGAACCGGACAACTTCCAGCCTGAATCAATCCGCAATCAGCGAGTCAAAGTTTTGCGCGCCTTAAAACCTATCAGTAATATCGCAAAAGATTGTATTAGAGGGCAATACGCTGGGTATCAGCAAGAGAAACGTGTGAGTGCTAATTCTACGACAGAAACCTATGCTTCTCTAAAATTAGAGATAGATAATAAGAGATGGGGCGGAGTTTCGTTCTATCTTGTAACTGGCAAAAAACTAAAAAAAGACACTACCCGCATAGTTGTTCAATTTAAGGATCTTCGCCACGAATCAATAAAACTAAGCGGTCAACAAGGAAAATCATGTAATCGAATTATTTTTGAGATAAAGCCAGATGAAAAAATTACTATAGAAACCCTAATGAAAGTACCGGGCTTGAAACTAAAAATGGAACCGCACAAACTGGAACTGGATTACGCAAAAGCACATACAACCAAGCTACTTGAAGCATATGAAAAATTAATAGTTGACTGCATGGTTGGAGACCAGACCCTTTTTGCAAGCACGAAAGAAGTGAGAGCTAGCTGGAAATTTATTACACCAATATTAAAAAAGTGGCAGTCCGCCTCTTCGGCGGATAAAAACCTAATGAAATATAAACCAGGGAGCTGGGGTCCACCTAGTAATATTTTAAAACCCGGTTTTAAAATACAGGTGTGA